The following are from one region of the Bradyrhizobium septentrionale genome:
- a CDS encoding pyroglutamyl-peptidase I — MSEKLRILITGFGPFPGAPFNPTMPLVKRLTTLRRPAFDDVALTSHIFDVTYAAVDRELPELIATHRPQALLMFGLAGRTWHLRIESRARNAVTTRFPDASRQHARKGSIEGGADAQMFGPHSEKLLRAALATGIDARLSRDAGSYLCNYLSWRAIEAVSRDNDLRLAQFVHVPPLAYDGTAASGKSEITLEQLVDAGEAMLLELVKLTRQAARA; from the coding sequence TTGAGCGAGAAGCTGCGCATCCTCATCACCGGCTTCGGGCCGTTCCCGGGTGCGCCGTTCAACCCGACCATGCCGCTGGTCAAGCGGCTGACCACGCTGCGCCGGCCGGCGTTCGACGATGTCGCGCTGACCAGCCACATCTTCGACGTCACTTATGCTGCCGTCGATCGCGAATTGCCGGAGCTGATCGCAACGCATCGCCCGCAGGCGCTGCTGATGTTCGGCCTCGCCGGCCGTACCTGGCATCTGCGGATCGAAAGCCGCGCCCGCAACGCGGTGACCACGCGCTTTCCCGACGCCAGCCGCCAGCATGCGCGCAAGGGATCGATCGAGGGCGGCGCCGATGCGCAAATGTTCGGGCCGCACAGCGAAAAGCTGCTGCGTGCCGCGCTGGCGACGGGCATCGATGCACGGCTGTCGCGCGACGCCGGCAGCTATCTCTGCAACTATCTGAGTTGGCGTGCGATCGAGGCCGTGAGCCGAGACAATGACTTGCGCCTCGCGCAATTCGTCCATGTCCCGCCGCTCGCTTATGACGGAACGGCCGCATCAGGCAAATCAGAGATCACGCTGGAACAGCTCGTCGATGCCGGCGAAGCCATGCTGCTGGAGCTGGTGAAACTGACCCGGCAGGCCGCGCGCGCGTGA
- a CDS encoding GFA family protein translates to MTAEAPSTHVLTGGCQCGAVRFAVTGVPAKISICHCRMCQKASGAPFASFADIERENFSWTRGKPAAFKSSSIAERDFCAACGTPLSFRRIDGPRIEIMTGTFDRPDRVIPTQQFGTESRHGWVVGIANLPSQTTMQNYGPDKMATIVSHQHPDHD, encoded by the coding sequence ATGACAGCAGAAGCACCATCGACCCACGTTCTGACCGGCGGCTGCCAGTGCGGCGCCGTCCGCTTCGCGGTCACGGGCGTCCCGGCCAAGATCAGCATCTGTCACTGCCGGATGTGCCAGAAGGCCTCCGGCGCGCCGTTCGCTTCCTTCGCCGATATCGAGCGCGAGAACTTCAGCTGGACCCGCGGCAAGCCGGCCGCGTTCAAATCCTCCTCGATCGCCGAGCGCGACTTCTGCGCCGCCTGCGGCACGCCGCTCAGCTTCCGCCGGATCGACGGTCCCCGCATCGAGATCATGACCGGCACCTTCGACCGGCCCGACCGGGTGATCCCGACGCAGCAATTCGGAACCGAGTCCCGGCACGGCTGGGTGGTCGGCATCGCCAATCTGCCCAGCCAGACCACGATGCAGAATTACGGACCGGACAAGATGGCGACCATCGTCAGCCATCAGCATCCGGACCATGATTAA
- the scpA gene encoding methylmalonyl-CoA mutase, producing the protein MTRIPNFADIAFQPVAAAAPAARAEPWLTPEGIPVKSAYSEADLEGIDFLETWPGIAPYLRGPYPTMYVNQPWTIRQYAGFSTAEDSNAFYRRNLAAGQKGLSVAFDLATHRGYDSDHPRVSGDVGMAGVAIDSIYDMRTLFAGIPLDQMSVSMTMNGAVLPILALFVAAAEEQGVPPEKLSGTIQNDILKEFMVRNTYIYPPAPSMRIISDIFAYTSQRMPKYNSISISGYHMQEAGATQDLELAYTLADGVEYLRAGLAAGLDVDRFAPRLSFFWAIGMNFFMEVAKMRAARLLWAKLLKQFNPKDPRSLSLRTHCQTSGWSLTAQDVFNNVMRTTIEAMAATQGHTQSLHTNALDEALALPTDFSARIARNTQLFLQQESGTNRIIDPWGGSYYVERLTRDLAQKAWGHIQEVEELGGMAKAIEAGVPKLRIEEASAKTQARIDAGRQAVIGVNKFKPENEKPIDVLKVENSTVRRLQIDKLGRLKKERNQTDVDAALAALTRSAGEGNGNLLALAIDAARAKATVGEISDAMEKVFGRHRAEIKSITGVYKREAAAMSNKVAKVQALIDAFEEAEGRRPRILVAKIGQDGHDRGQKVIASAFADVGFDVDIGPLFATADEAARQAVENDVHILGVSSLAAAHLTAVPELKAALKKHGREDIMIIIGGVVPPQDYDALYAAGAEAIFPPGTVISDAAEELIHKLNARLGHSAAAE; encoded by the coding sequence ATGACCCGCATTCCCAATTTCGCCGATATCGCCTTCCAGCCCGTTGCCGCCGCAGCGCCGGCAGCACGCGCCGAGCCGTGGCTGACGCCCGAAGGCATTCCGGTGAAATCCGCCTACAGCGAGGCCGATCTCGAAGGCATCGACTTCCTCGAGACCTGGCCGGGTATCGCGCCCTATCTGCGCGGCCCCTACCCGACCATGTATGTCAACCAGCCCTGGACCATCCGGCAATATGCCGGCTTCTCCACGGCGGAGGATTCCAACGCGTTCTACCGCCGCAACCTCGCGGCTGGACAGAAGGGCCTCTCGGTCGCGTTCGATCTCGCCACCCACCGCGGCTATGACTCAGATCATCCGCGCGTGTCCGGCGACGTCGGCATGGCCGGGGTTGCGATCGATTCCATCTACGACATGCGTACGCTGTTCGCCGGCATCCCGCTCGACCAGATGAGCGTGTCGATGACCATGAACGGCGCGGTGCTGCCGATCCTCGCGCTGTTCGTTGCCGCCGCAGAGGAACAGGGCGTGCCGCCGGAAAAACTGTCGGGCACCATTCAGAACGACATTCTGAAAGAGTTCATGGTGCGCAACACCTATATCTATCCGCCCGCGCCCTCGATGCGGATTATCTCCGACATCTTCGCCTACACCTCGCAGCGGATGCCGAAATACAATTCGATCTCGATCTCCGGCTATCACATGCAGGAGGCCGGCGCGACGCAGGACCTCGAGCTCGCCTATACGCTGGCCGACGGCGTCGAATATCTGCGCGCCGGGCTTGCCGCCGGCCTCGACGTCGACCGCTTCGCGCCGCGGCTGTCGTTCTTCTGGGCGATCGGGATGAACTTCTTCATGGAAGTCGCCAAGATGCGCGCGGCCCGGCTGTTGTGGGCCAAGCTGCTCAAGCAGTTCAACCCGAAGGACCCGCGCTCGCTCAGCTTGCGCACGCATTGCCAGACCTCCGGCTGGTCGCTGACCGCGCAGGACGTCTTCAACAATGTGATGCGCACCACGATCGAGGCGATGGCGGCGACGCAAGGCCACACCCAGTCGCTACACACCAATGCGCTCGACGAGGCCTTGGCGCTGCCGACCGACTTCTCGGCGCGCATCGCCCGCAACACCCAGCTGTTCCTGCAGCAGGAGAGCGGCACCAACCGCATCATCGATCCCTGGGGCGGCTCCTATTATGTCGAGCGGCTGACCCGCGATCTCGCGCAGAAGGCCTGGGGCCACATCCAGGAGGTCGAGGAACTCGGCGGCATGGCCAAGGCGATCGAGGCCGGCGTGCCAAAACTGCGGATCGAGGAAGCCTCCGCCAAGACCCAGGCCCGGATCGATGCCGGCCGCCAGGCTGTTATCGGCGTCAACAAGTTCAAGCCGGAGAACGAGAAGCCGATCGACGTGCTGAAGGTGGAGAACTCCACTGTACGCCGCTTGCAGATCGACAAGCTCGGCCGGCTCAAGAAGGAGCGCAACCAGACGGACGTCGACGCGGCGCTCGCCGCGCTCACCCGTTCGGCCGGTGAAGGCAACGGCAATCTGCTGGCGCTCGCGATCGACGCGGCGCGCGCCAAAGCCACCGTCGGCGAGATTTCGGACGCGATGGAAAAGGTGTTCGGGCGTCACCGCGCCGAGATCAAGTCCATCACCGGCGTCTACAAGCGAGAGGCAGCGGCGATGTCCAACAAGGTCGCAAAAGTGCAGGCGCTGATCGACGCTTTCGAGGAGGCCGAAGGGCGGCGTCCCCGCATCCTGGTGGCAAAAATCGGCCAGGACGGCCATGACCGCGGCCAGAAGGTGATCGCATCAGCCTTCGCCGATGTCGGCTTCGACGTCGATATCGGGCCGCTGTTCGCAACCGCTGACGAAGCCGCCCGCCAGGCGGTCGAGAACGACGTCCACATTCTCGGCGTCTCCTCGCTCGCCGCGGCGCATCTCACCGCGGTGCCGGAATTGAAGGCCGCGCTGAAGAAGCACGGCCGCGAGGACATCATGATCATCATCGGCGGCGTAGTGCCGCCGCAGGATTACGATGCGCTCTATGCGGCCGGCGCCGAGGCGATCTTCCCGCCGGGCACGGTAATCTCGGATGCCGCCGAGGAGCTGATCCACAAGCTCAACGCCCGGCTCGGCCACAGCGCGGCCGCGGAGTAA
- a CDS encoding RsiV family protein produces the protein MRAARLVTPVYSLCLAGLLACLCLPARAADPKPDATVKTTSIEANVYLDDKIKADSALAADCLAEGKKWIDKNAAEASAARKDEPDLFKDRGGYSFERKYSVRSVVDAGRYVSVLRDDYMDTLGAHPNTDVNTILWDASAKKRISIRPFFTETADNGPTLTAMRKAIVSALNAEKKRRGAGETATAEWYKELKPTLLKIGAVTLAPSTEAGKSSGLTFHYPPYAVGPYAEGQYVIFVPWETLKPYLTPEGARIFAGARPKGDTDDQQ, from the coding sequence ATGCGTGCGGCGCGGCTCGTGACGCCTGTTTACTCGCTTTGTCTTGCCGGCCTGCTGGCTTGCCTCTGCCTTCCGGCGCGCGCTGCCGATCCCAAGCCCGACGCTACGGTCAAGACCACGAGCATCGAGGCGAACGTCTATCTCGACGACAAGATCAAGGCAGATAGCGCGCTGGCGGCCGATTGCCTCGCCGAGGGCAAAAAGTGGATCGACAAGAACGCGGCCGAGGCCTCGGCCGCACGCAAGGATGAGCCTGACCTCTTCAAGGACCGCGGCGGCTATTCGTTCGAGCGCAAATATTCCGTGCGCTCCGTCGTCGATGCCGGCCGCTATGTCAGCGTGCTGCGCGACGACTACATGGACACGCTCGGCGCGCACCCGAACACCGACGTCAACACCATCCTGTGGGACGCGAGCGCGAAGAAGCGCATCAGCATCCGCCCCTTCTTCACCGAGACCGCTGACAACGGCCCGACCCTGACGGCGATGCGCAAGGCCATCGTCTCGGCGTTGAACGCCGAGAAGAAGCGACGCGGCGCCGGCGAGACGGCCACCGCCGAATGGTACAAGGAGCTGAAGCCGACCCTGCTCAAGATCGGCGCCGTGACGCTGGCGCCATCGACCGAAGCCGGAAAGAGCTCCGGCCTGACCTTCCACTACCCGCCCTATGCCGTCGGCCCCTACGCCGAAGGCCAGTACGTCATCTTCGTGCCGTGGGAGACGCTGAAGCCGTATCTGACGCCGGAAGGCGCCAGGATTTTTGCCGGCGCACGGCCGAAGGGCGATACGGACGACCAGCAATAG
- the meaB gene encoding methylmalonyl Co-A mutase-associated GTPase MeaB yields MTASKPASPDIRALAKDLRAGHRAALARAITLVESRRGDHQAAARELVQALLPDTGKAVRVGITGSPGVGKSTTIDALGMFLIERGHKVAVLAVDPSSARTGGSILGDKTRMARLAISDQAFIRPSPSSGTLGGVAAKTREAMLLCEAAGFDVVLVETVGIGQSETAVCDMTDFFLALMLPGAGDELQGIKKGLVELADMIAINKADGDNLKRANLAAADYRSALHILAPRSEHWHPPVETYSALTGAGLDRLWQKILDHRTAMNASGEFEARRREQQVKWMWSMLEGRMMVRLRADAAIRAKVKKMEAEVAGGRISPAVAAEQIAEMLH; encoded by the coding sequence ATGACCGCGTCGAAGCCTGCCTCCCCCGACATCCGCGCCCTCGCAAAGGACCTTCGCGCCGGCCACCGCGCCGCGCTGGCGCGGGCGATCACACTGGTCGAGAGCCGGCGCGGTGACCACCAGGCGGCGGCGCGCGAGCTGGTGCAGGCGCTGCTGCCCGACACCGGCAAGGCGGTGCGGGTCGGCATCACCGGCTCGCCCGGCGTCGGCAAGTCGACCACCATCGATGCGCTCGGCATGTTCCTGATCGAACGCGGCCACAAGGTCGCGGTGCTGGCGGTCGATCCCTCCTCGGCGCGCACCGGCGGCTCGATCCTCGGCGACAAGACCCGGATGGCGCGGCTCGCCATTTCCGACCAGGCCTTCATCCGTCCCTCGCCGTCCTCGGGCACGCTCGGCGGCGTCGCGGCGAAAACCCGCGAGGCGATGCTGTTGTGCGAGGCCGCCGGCTTCGACGTCGTGCTGGTCGAGACCGTCGGCATCGGCCAGTCCGAGACCGCGGTCTGCGACATGACCGATTTCTTCCTGGCGCTGATGCTGCCGGGTGCCGGCGACGAGCTGCAGGGCATCAAGAAGGGCCTGGTCGAGCTCGCCGACATGATCGCGATCAACAAGGCCGATGGCGACAACCTCAAGCGCGCAAACCTCGCCGCCGCCGACTATCGCAGCGCGTTGCACATCCTGGCGCCGCGCTCCGAACACTGGCATCCGCCGGTCGAGACCTATTCCGCGCTGACCGGCGCAGGGCTCGACCGGCTCTGGCAGAAGATCCTCGACCACCGCACCGCGATGAACGCCTCCGGCGAATTCGAGGCCCGCCGCCGCGAGCAGCAGGTGAAGTGGATGTGGTCGATGCTGGAGGGCCGGATGATGGTGCGGCTGCGCGCGGATGCCGCGATCCGCGCCAAGGTGAAGAAGATGGAGGCCGAGGTCGCCGGCGGCCGCATCTCGCCCGCGGTCGCCGCCGAACAGATCGCGGAGATGCTGCATTGA
- a CDS encoding DUF2721 domain-containing protein: MISDTPSVEQLSQVIVHVTAPSFLLGAVAAFISVLISRMNRVVDRIQVLNDITDGDGVRVRLKADIPRLKRRADLLNTAILFAGVTAIVTCLLVIVAFVSAYYRFQHEYGVAILFVVALAAFILSLINLVRETRISLHEYDLYK; the protein is encoded by the coding sequence ATGATTTCCGACACGCCGTCCGTCGAGCAACTTTCGCAAGTGATTGTTCACGTCACTGCGCCTTCTTTCCTGCTGGGCGCGGTTGCTGCTTTCATCTCAGTGCTCATCTCCCGCATGAACCGCGTCGTCGACAGAATACAAGTCCTGAATGACATAACCGATGGTGACGGTGTCAGGGTGCGTCTTAAGGCGGACATTCCGCGGCTGAAGCGCCGTGCGGACCTGTTGAACACGGCAATCCTGTTTGCCGGGGTGACGGCCATAGTCACTTGTTTGCTCGTTATTGTCGCGTTCGTGAGCGCGTACTACAGATTTCAGCATGAATACGGAGTTGCGATTTTATTCGTCGTTGCTCTCGCAGCGTTTATCCTCTCGCTAATAAATCTTGTTCGCGAAACGAGGATTTCGTTGCACGAGTACGATCTCTATAAATAG